A region of the Acidobacteriota bacterium genome:
AAACTGTCCGGATTTCAGTTTAAGGGCGCATCGGATTTCAAGCTGATGAATCGCACGGCCGTCGATGCGTGGTTAAAAATGCGCGAGCGTAATGTGTTCTTTCGGGGAATGACTGTCTGGATGGGTTTCACTACTGTGCAGATTCCTTTCGAAGTAGCTCCACGCTCCGCAGGCAGATCGACTTGGTCTATTTTAAAACGCCTAAAACTTGCTCTCATCGGAATAACTGCCTTTTCGTCGTTTCCACTGCATTTGGTTACATTTGCAGGCGCGGTTTTCCTGGGCTTGTCAGTCATTTTGGGGGTGGAGACCCTGTACCTAAAACTGGCAGGGCAAGCGGTCAGCGGTTTCGCCACCGTCATTCTCTTGGAGCTAATCATCGGAAGTTTCCTAATGATCAGCCTCGGAATCATCGGTGAATATCTTGCCCGGATTTACGAAGAGGTAAAAGGCCGGCCTCGTTATATAGTAGCTGAATCAATCGAATCCGATCTTCAGTCGAGGCAGCGTTAGCCTGGCCCTCGTCGATCCGCCACTTCCCGCTGCAGCGGAAACTTGGGCTTTTGGGAATGACAGCTATCGTTCACGTGCGGGGATTGCTCTCGCTGGAAGGAATTTTCGGATTCGATTACACGCACACGCAAGCAGAGTGAGAGATGCTCAAAGAGCGCTCCAGCGCTCTTTAGGGCGAGGGCTCCGTAGCACGCACCGTCAACTTGCCGATCAGTCTGCGCTTAGGTAGCGCCGCATAAAGTCTAAACTCGTAGGTGCTACCGCGAGCGATCCAAGGTGCGTCTTGGGAGCCGCTGGCACCGCGGACAAAGAGCTGCTCAGGGTTGCCGTCGTGGGAAACCCATACCTCGGCCTCGGAATGGTTGGGCATGTTCCAGCTGATCGTAGTTTTTCCCGGCGCTGAGGGCGATTGGAAAATCACCGGCGATGCGCTTAACGGTGGAATTGTTTCCGACGTGACGGCCGTTGTTCTCACGGGTGCGCTGCTCATGCCGTCATAAAGCCGGAACTCCCATCTTGACCCCGTTTCGATGTCAAAAATCCTCATTCCAGCAGGGCCCTCCGCAAAACGCGTTTCGGGCTGGCCGTTTATGGACAAGCCCACGTGCGCGCCAGCGCCGGAGTGACTGTTCCAGGAAATTGAACTCCTGCTTTGCTTTGCGCCAGGGGATCGCACCGCTGGATTTGGAATCGCGCTCAGGTTCGGCTCGCAATCCGAAGAGATCTCGCGAAGCGAATAATCATCGAGGCACGCGGTGCCGCTGTGTGTAACGGCGTAGATCATCGCGTAACGGCTCCCTGCCGGAGCGAGGAACTCATCGCGCGCAGGCTGCCATTGGCCGGTCGCTTCTACGACACGAATAGCAGCGGTGGAAGGCTCCAAAGGATGTTGTGCTGCGTCGAGCCATATCACCTGAAGACGAACCTGTGCGGGTTTACTTCTCGCGCGCCGGTTAAAGAGCTCAAGAAGATAACAGCGACCCGATTCAATTGGAATGGGATTGGACACGAGATAGTCGGAGGTTGTGACGCAGCAACTGTTGCTTCCGTTGTGCGCCTTAGTGCCAGAGCGACCGATTCTCGGGTGACCTACTAGTGTCCATCCCTGGATCTCGCCGCCGCTTTCAGATTCAAATCCAGGGTTAGAGACTAATTCCCCGCTCAAAGGCTGAATCTCCCGGCTCTTTAATTTGTAGACATGAATCCCTTCCAACGCTGTGACTTCCTGTAAGCGGCTGCTATCCCGAATTGCCGGTTCCAAGGAAGCCCAGGTCTGCCAAAGCTGCCAGAATTCACTGCCGCGCTGATAAAGCTTTTCATCAACGAGCACGAATCTCGTTCCCCATCGTTGCAAAAGATCGAGCGCCTGGGGTGAAGGAAACGTGCTCAGTGTCTCAAAGTAACGCAAATTGGGTGGGTTACTTCCGTAACCCATGATGATTTGTTTACCGCTGAGACGGGTAGAGTACATCGCGGGACCGCTGTAGGCATGCTCCGGAATAGGGTATTCCATGACGGCAAACTTTCCCGGCTGTGCGGCTAGCCAGCGATCAACCGGCCGCGGCGCTACCAGCGCCATTCCAAAAGGAACAGCCATACTGTCCAGTGTTGCCAGACTTATGACGATAATAGCGACGGCATGCCGGGCGATAGCCCGGCGAGGAAGCAGCTCGAGGAGGTAGGTCAAGCCTTTCGCCGCTAATAGGCTGACAGCCAGTTCTAAAAACAAGCCCATTCGGGCCCAACAGCGAAGAAAACTAAATGGTGGAATGTCTTTAAGCGCCAGGACGGGTAAAGGGATGTGAGAAAGTGGCGCGAGGTTTGCAGCACTGCGAAGCGAAGGCGGATGGACGAAGTATAGAGTCGGACCCAAGGCCAACACGAACGCCCCTGCACCCATTGCGATTAACCCGGCTGTAATGCGCCGATCCTTGGAACGGATGATACCTAACAAAGCTAGGGGAACGATCAAGGTTCCCAGATAAACTTCCCACTCTCCCCAGAGGCCATTGGCGCCGGAGCGCCAATGTTGAGCTATCCAGCGACCAAAAAGCGGATGGCGAACTGAAGGAATAAAGAAATCAGCCACGCTTGCCGAGAACGCCTGTGATTCTTCAAGAGACCGCGTCTCCATTGTTCCATGCTTTAGCGCCAGCACGTAAGGCACCGCGAATGGAAGTACTAGCACAGCGCTACAGGCGACCGCTGCTAACC
Encoded here:
- a CDS encoding glycosyltransferase, yielding KLSGFQFKGASDFKLMNRTAVDAWLKMRERNVFFRGMTVWMGFTTVQIPFEVAPRSAGRSTWSILKRLKLALIGITAFSSFPLHLVTFAGAVFLGLSVILGVETLYLKLAGQAVSGFATVILLELIIGSFLMISLGIIGEYLARIYEEVKGRPRYIVAESIESDLQSRQR